The following proteins come from a genomic window of Desulfocurvibacter africanus subsp. africanus DSM 2603:
- a CDS encoding NAD(P)/FAD-dependent oxidoreductase, which translates to MGLATEARYDVLVLGAGASGLMCAMEAAKRGRRVAVLDHAGKAGRKLRLTGGGKCNFTNLDVSAANYVSANPHFCKSALARFDQYAAMEMLSSHGIAWEEREQGRLFCLGSAGEVAGLLTTLCHRQGVDILLDCTIREVDREQRLFRAATSQGVFLAPSLVVATGSPAWPQVGATRLGLDIARHFGLPVVPVRPALAPLVMAKDWPLAGLAGISLPATAQVADRSFSDHLLFTHEGLSGPAALQVSLFWRPGLEVSINFLPELQLVDFLASLPDRKVKLRNALSRVLPARLAAALCSAELGDKTVANLSRAEQETALASVHSFRVTPLSIEGFAKAEVAAGGVDTRELSSKTMEAAQMPGLYFIGEVLDVTGMLGGYNLQWAWASGFAAGQHV; encoded by the coding sequence GTGGGGTTGGCCACAGAGGCGAGATATGACGTGCTGGTCTTGGGCGCTGGAGCCTCGGGCCTCATGTGCGCGATGGAGGCCGCCAAGCGGGGGCGGCGCGTGGCCGTGCTGGACCACGCCGGCAAGGCCGGTCGCAAGTTGCGTCTTACGGGCGGAGGAAAGTGCAACTTCACCAACCTGGACGTATCCGCGGCCAACTACGTCTCCGCGAATCCGCACTTCTGCAAATCGGCCTTGGCCCGCTTCGACCAGTACGCGGCCATGGAGATGCTCTCCAGCCATGGCATTGCTTGGGAGGAGCGTGAGCAAGGCCGCCTGTTTTGCCTTGGCAGCGCGGGAGAAGTCGCCGGACTGTTGACGACGCTATGCCATCGGCAGGGCGTGGATATCCTGCTCGATTGCACGATTCGCGAAGTGGACCGCGAACAACGGTTGTTCAGGGCCGCGACGTCCCAAGGCGTGTTCCTGGCCCCTTCGCTCGTCGTGGCAACAGGCAGTCCGGCTTGGCCCCAGGTAGGGGCTACCAGACTTGGTTTGGACATTGCCCGACATTTCGGACTGCCGGTAGTGCCCGTGCGGCCGGCCCTTGCGCCGTTGGTCATGGCCAAGGACTGGCCCTTGGCCGGATTGGCCGGGATTTCCCTGCCAGCGACCGCGCAGGTTGCCGACAGATCCTTCAGCGATCACCTGCTGTTCACCCATGAGGGCCTGAGTGGTCCGGCGGCCTTGCAGGTTTCGCTTTTCTGGCGACCCGGCCTGGAAGTCAGCATCAATTTCCTGCCGGAGTTGCAACTTGTGGATTTCCTGGCCAGCCTGCCTGACCGCAAGGTCAAGCTGCGTAACGCCCTGTCCCGCGTGCTGCCGGCGCGCCTTGCAGCGGCGCTTTGCTCGGCAGAGCTTGGCGATAAGACCGTAGCCAATTTGTCCCGCGCGGAACAGGAGACCGCCTTGGCCAGCGTACATTCATTCAGGGTCACGCCGCTCTCGATTGAAGGCTTTGCCAAGGCCGAGGTCGCGGCCGGCGGAGTTGATACCCGCGAGTTGTCCTCCAAGACCATGGAGGCCGCGCAGATGCCGGGCCTCTATTTCATCGGCGAGGTGCTGGACGTCACCGGCATGCTCGGCGGCTACAATCTCCAGTGGGCCTGGGCTTCGGGCTTCGCGGCGGGCCAGCACGTCTGA
- a CDS encoding PqqD family protein, whose protein sequence is MTERTEAGLVRILYPIAIKPWLAGLAKRLGLKDQKSMLRTLELDTMGSTVWDWLDGHNTVHALATKLAEHYGLHEREAEVSMSAFLRELGRRGIIGLAR, encoded by the coding sequence ATGACGGAACGCACAGAAGCCGGCCTGGTGCGCATCCTCTATCCGATTGCCATCAAGCCATGGCTTGCAGGATTGGCCAAACGCCTTGGCCTAAAGGACCAAAAGTCCATGCTGCGCACTTTGGAATTGGACACCATGGGTTCCACGGTCTGGGACTGGCTGGACGGCCATAACACGGTACACGCGTTGGCCACCAAGCTAGCTGAACATTATGGCCTGCACGAACGCGAGGCCGAGGTGTCCATGTCCGCTTTTCTGCGTGAGCTTGGGCGGAGAGGCATAATCGGCTTGGCGCGCTGA